The following coding sequences lie in one Mycoplasma crocodyli MP145 genomic window:
- a CDS encoding MSC_0622 family F1-like ATPase gamma subunit — translation MDLRKLVQKTVVLNNAKTVLEVEKSLSLLTIFKLSKLLNANLARSNLNKSNIEYVSRLIDYNNVFFVKKNRNIKPNIWIYLTEDEKYEVDGYSRFEKVILQNLKTDDLLITIGKRAKEFTEKNNLVTYKSFDNAQSDNIINNVVSLIIKNYSTGKFDFVKFVLNTTKLHNKYIDILPIQNMDESFLGYNENKTNDLTNKFVYPNAEIFVQNEIHNYLIYVVQSLFIESSFYTAKNKLVSENQLLNKIDDDIFIIKRKIARIKSEKQIEEIVMLSKNKSFVQLEKGNDEK, via the coding sequence ATGGATTTAAGAAAATTAGTACAAAAAACTGTTGTATTAAATAACGCAAAAACCGTTTTAGAAGTTGAGAAAAGTTTATCTCTTTTAACAATTTTTAAATTATCTAAACTTCTAAATGCTAACCTAGCAAGAAGTAATCTAAACAAAAGCAATATAGAATACGTTTCTAGATTAATTGATTACAATAACGTTTTCTTTGTAAAAAAGAATAGAAACATAAAACCTAATATTTGAATCTATTTAACTGAAGATGAAAAATATGAAGTAGATGGTTATTCAAGATTTGAAAAAGTTATTCTTCAAAATTTAAAAACCGACGATCTTTTAATAACAATTGGTAAAAGAGCAAAAGAATTTACAGAAAAAAATAACTTAGTGACTTACAAAAGTTTTGATAATGCTCAAAGCGACAATATAATTAATAATGTTGTGTCTTTAATTATTAAAAATTATTCAACAGGAAAATTTGATTTTGTAAAATTTGTTCTTAACACAACAAAGTTACATAATAAATACATCGATATTTTACCTATTCAAAATATGGATGAAAGCTTCCTGGGATACAATGAAAACAAAACAAATGATTTAACTAATAAATTTGTATATCCAAATGCCGAAATTTTTGTACAAAATGAAATTCACAACTATTTAATTTATGTTGTGCAATCACTTTTTATTGAATCATCATTTTATACAGCAAAAAATAAACTTGTTTCTGAAAACCAATTATTAAATAAAATTGACGATGATATTTTTATTATAAAAAGAAAAATAGCAAGAATTAAATCAGAAAAACAAATTGAGGAAATTGTTATGTTATCTAAAAACAAAAGTTTTGTTCAGTTAGAAAAAGGTAATGATGAAAAATAG
- a CDS encoding DUF2714 domain-containing protein, whose protein sequence is MFKKNKQTNEEIFNDQQYNQYSNDKQFISFEQLTNNALLINNISRSSNAYQELLEKFNLVISKKLEVVYKSFTISWLTNKRFTKVNLIPVLLEHETQHVDNINLSNTQDPELGKYFEDLNLLIEKLLFVDYKKVEVFPKIIVYASQETNTLKIAFDESVAK, encoded by the coding sequence ATGTTTAAAAAGAACAAACAAACAAATGAAGAAATTTTCAACGACCAACAATATAACCAATATTCAAATGATAAACAATTTATATCGTTTGAACAATTAACTAATAACGCACTACTAATTAATAATATTTCAAGAAGTTCAAATGCTTACCAAGAACTTCTTGAAAAATTTAACTTAGTAATATCTAAAAAACTTGAAGTAGTTTATAAATCTTTTACTATTTCATGATTAACAAATAAAAGATTTACCAAAGTTAATTTAATCCCTGTTCTTCTTGAACATGAAACACAACATGTTGATAATATTAACTTATCAAACACACAAGACCCTGAATTAGGAAAATACTTTGAAGATTTAAATCTGCTTATTGAAAAACTTTTATTTGTAGATTACAAAAAAGTTGAAGTTTTTCCAAAAATAATTGTTTATGCTTCACAAGAAACAAATACATTAAAAATTGCTTTTGATGAATCGGTAGCTAAATAA
- a CDS encoding MSC_0624 family F1-like ATPase-associated membrane protein, whose translation MKINLKLQIFKEWFKRQRNLINILKLVIIVALFAFNMALLVKFDKSFFRFGVERNPLYYVLFTNSEKWYQANVVSITSSLIFYIVIVSTLLKNSINLTESKSNAKKYLPIYLIYLFFSIGLMATFFSLDKLQKFINPLFVVAIVAFVYLLLNIINVFIKRFINANKLYPMDYQKTSIILITYIFRFILYFLIALLIYFWTDLLIGNEAIDQNATIINIKSFFKKGTVISTFAFTVLITLVIVLLLGSNLDTIYRLIKKENVSRKYKVYASFAYTILATLVIWIFMHFPRISNNLSLIKPTVINFELLVFPIILLVLFAALVLINTTKIIKTPIYQRLTNLLFVLITWIVILVFELLNKNNYWISLGSILIAILTTGLVGIWEIKNPKNTATNLYMLIALIYFVVIATFINAFSLDLFNNGNYIYLMKHYQLKVSDIINILIVVLALCIVVYNSTTIIKVAFIKEKSIEKITIDGEQQSNINLKEIKE comes from the coding sequence ATGAAAATAAATTTAAAACTTCAAATTTTTAAAGAATGATTTAAAAGACAAAGAAACTTAATTAATATTTTAAAGTTAGTAATTATTGTTGCTCTATTTGCATTTAACATGGCGCTACTTGTCAAATTCGATAAATCATTTTTTAGATTTGGAGTAGAAAGAAATCCGTTGTATTATGTGTTATTTACTAACTCAGAAAAATGGTATCAAGCGAATGTCGTCTCGATAACTTCTTCATTGATTTTTTATATAGTGATAGTTTCTACATTATTAAAGAATTCAATTAACTTAACAGAAAGTAAAAGTAATGCAAAAAAATATTTACCTATTTATTTAATTTATCTTTTCTTTTCTATTGGACTTATGGCTACATTTTTTTCACTTGATAAATTGCAAAAATTCATAAATCCATTATTTGTTGTTGCAATAGTTGCATTTGTATATTTACTTTTAAACATAATAAATGTTTTTATCAAAAGATTTATTAATGCTAATAAGTTATATCCAATGGATTATCAAAAAACATCAATAATTTTAATAACATACATATTTAGATTTATCTTATATTTCTTAATAGCTTTATTAATTTACTTTTGAACTGATTTATTAATTGGAAATGAAGCAATTGATCAAAACGCAACAATTATAAACATAAAATCGTTCTTTAAAAAAGGAACTGTAATTAGTACTTTTGCATTTACAGTTTTAATAACATTAGTAATCGTTTTACTTCTCGGTTCAAATCTAGATACTATTTACAGATTAATCAAAAAAGAAAACGTTTCAAGAAAATATAAAGTTTATGCAAGTTTTGCATACACAATATTGGCAACATTAGTAATTTGAATATTTATGCATTTTCCAAGAATATCAAATAACTTATCACTAATAAAACCAACAGTAATTAACTTTGAACTTCTGGTATTCCCGATTATTTTATTAGTTTTATTTGCTGCATTAGTTTTAATAAATACTACAAAAATTATTAAAACACCAATCTACCAAAGATTAACAAATTTACTATTTGTTTTAATAACATGAATAGTAATATTAGTTTTTGAACTACTAAATAAAAACAATTATTGAATATCTCTAGGTTCAATACTAATAGCAATTTTAACAACAGGATTGGTAGGAATTTGAGAAATTAAAAATCCTAAAAATACTGCAACGAATCTATATATGCTAATTGCTTTAATATATTTTGTTGTAATAGCAACATTTATTAATGCATTTAGTTTAGATTTATTTAATAATGGAAATTACATCTACTTGATGAAACATTATCAATTAAAAGTGTCAGATATTATAAATATATTAATTGTTGTATTAGCCTTGTGTATAGTTGTTTACAACTCAACTACAATAATAAAAGTTGCATTTATAAAAGAAAAATCAATAGAAAAAATCACCATTGATGGTGAACAACAAAGTAATATTAATCTAAAGGAAATTAAGGAGTAA
- the nusG gene encoding transcription termination/antitermination protein NusG yields MYKFNWYMVSTVSGKEDRVVEALKNRIIAEEVSHSFDSTATENGAFKIFKKPVLTPKEAEKKLKGEEYKIKWANMYPGYIFIKMDMTDEAWFVIRNTQFVTGLIGSSGKGAKPTPVPEKEIRKSLIQEDKALEDYKTGKYLVEFKADEIVEVIDGPYQGEKGPILSIDHNKQTAIIELESFGKKVPVELEYKLLKSDK; encoded by the coding sequence ATGTATAAGTTTAATTGATATATGGTTTCAACAGTATCCGGAAAAGAAGATAGAGTTGTTGAAGCACTTAAAAACCGTATAATAGCAGAAGAAGTTAGTCATTCATTCGATTCAACAGCTACTGAAAATGGGGCTTTTAAAATTTTTAAAAAACCTGTTTTAACACCTAAAGAAGCAGAAAAAAAATTAAAAGGTGAAGAATACAAAATAAAATGGGCTAACATGTACCCAGGATATATTTTTATCAAAATGGATATGACTGATGAGGCTTGATTCGTTATCCGTAATACTCAATTTGTTACAGGATTAATTGGTTCAAGTGGTAAAGGAGCTAAACCAACACCAGTTCCAGAAAAAGAAATTAGAAAATCTTTAATTCAAGAAGATAAAGCACTGGAAGACTATAAAACAGGTAAATACTTAGTTGAATTTAAAGCTGACGAAATAGTTGAGGTTATAGACGGACCTTATCAAGGTGAAAAAGGTCCTATTCTAAGTATTGATCATAATAAACAAACAGCGATAATTGAATTGGAATCTTTTGGAAAAAAAGTACCTGTTGAACTTGAATATAAATTGCTAAAATCAGATAAATAA
- the secE gene encoding preprotein translocase subunit SecE — protein MRKNKELVVPKKERKKKYYFRKFVLDIKRVRWPSNKTNWSSLTKIIIFTLIVVGFVFAITTLFAYIWAKLKIGL, from the coding sequence ATGAGGAAAAACAAAGAATTGGTAGTTCCTAAAAAGGAAAGAAAAAAGAAGTATTACTTTCGAAAATTTGTTTTAGATATCAAAAGAGTTAGATGACCTTCAAATAAAACTAATTGAAGTTCATTAACCAAGATAATTATTTTTACATTAATTGTTGTGGGATTTGTTTTTGCTATAACAACACTATTTGCATATATTTGAGCCAAATTAAAAATTGGTCTATAG
- the rpmG gene encoding 50S ribosomal protein L33: MQKNKIVLACQECKRKNYSTNKSSGNQDRISVKKYCTQCKVHTMHKEEK; the protein is encoded by the coding sequence ATGCAAAAGAATAAAATTGTGCTTGCATGTCAAGAATGCAAAAGAAAAAACTACTCAACCAATAAAAGTTCTGGTAACCAGGATAGAATTTCGGTCAAAAAATATTGTACTCAATGTAAGGTTCATACAATGCACAAGGAAGAGAAATAA
- the metK gene encoding methionine adenosyltransferase: MKKLFTSESVGKGHPDKVCDQISDAILDTYLMADPYSKVAIETLASGHTIVIAGEVSTNAEDIDVIAIAKFVLHDLGYLTPHTKFITDIRKQSPDIAQGIDLKDGQIGAGDQGLMFGYATDETKELMPLAIMIAHKLVERAEKLRKNGSFKWAGSDMKSQVTLDYTDPKHTKVDTILMSIQHSENFEKDVFNRFVKEQIIKPVIYQYGFDTVENRILINTTGNFVIGGPEGDTGLTGRKIIVDSYGGYAHHGGGAFSGKDATKVDRSAAYAARWVAKNIVAAKLAKKVEIQIAYAIGEPKPVSIYIDTFGTSKYDNDLISQAVQNVFDLTPKGIIEGLKLRRPIYYATAAFGHFGREEKDFTWEKTDKVDELINAISQLKK; encoded by the coding sequence ATGAAAAAATTATTTACAAGCGAATCGGTTGGAAAAGGACATCCAGATAAGGTATGTGATCAAATTTCTGATGCTATTTTGGACACATACTTAATGGCTGATCCATATTCAAAAGTGGCAATAGAAACTTTAGCAAGTGGTCATACAATAGTTATAGCCGGTGAAGTTTCAACTAATGCAGAAGATATAGATGTAATTGCTATAGCAAAATTTGTTTTACATGATTTAGGCTATTTGACACCACACACAAAGTTTATAACTGACATTAGAAAACAAAGTCCTGATATTGCTCAAGGCATTGATTTAAAAGATGGTCAAATTGGAGCAGGTGATCAAGGGCTTATGTTTGGTTATGCAACTGATGAAACTAAAGAACTTATGCCTTTAGCAATTATGATAGCTCATAAATTAGTTGAAAGAGCAGAAAAATTAAGAAAAAACGGTTCATTTAAATGAGCTGGTTCAGATATGAAAAGTCAAGTTACGCTTGACTATACAGATCCAAAACACACAAAAGTTGATACAATTTTAATGTCAATTCAACACAGTGAAAATTTTGAAAAAGATGTCTTTAACCGATTTGTAAAAGAACAAATTATAAAACCGGTAATTTACCAATATGGCTTTGATACAGTTGAAAACAGAATTTTGATAAATACTACAGGTAATTTTGTAATAGGTGGTCCTGAAGGAGATACTGGACTTACTGGTAGAAAAATTATAGTTGATTCATATGGTGGTTATGCTCACCATGGTGGTGGAGCTTTTAGTGGAAAGGATGCTACCAAAGTTGATAGAAGTGCAGCATATGCAGCTAGATGAGTTGCAAAAAACATAGTAGCTGCTAAATTAGCTAAAAAAGTTGAAATTCAAATAGCTTATGCAATTGGTGAACCAAAACCAGTTTCAATTTATATAGATACTTTTGGAACATCAAAATATGACAATGATTTAATTTCACAAGCTGTTCAAAATGTTTTTGATCTTACACCTAAAGGTATAATTGAAGGTCTGAAATTGAGAAGACCAATTTATTATGCAACCGCTGCTTTTGGGCATTTTGGAAGAGAAGAAAAAGATTTCACCTGAGAAAAAACCGATAAAGTTGATGAATTAATTAACGCAATTTCACAACTAAAAAAATAA
- a CDS encoding leucyl aminopeptidase family protein: MITKITNTRNSSQLLKAVFKKDAYPKTLLEKKFSVTDYFDTKESLVFMGDKKEYKLEDAISFAKTISKSAQRDYQIDLDSFVAGDVTIQQLVKFFVESYNYTSYKLWNLKTKKDEPKFEITLFSSVNETEYKEALTEALILSESLNFARELQIMAPNVCNSEYLADVVAKEVKKHKNLTLKVLNKKEIEDHKMGLLLSVNKGSVYEPRVVVIEYTGNPASKEKTVLVGKGITFDSGGYSLKPSKSMLGMKFDMSGSVIVASTLLAIAQLKPKANFSAVLCITDNRVNGDASLPDSVWVSMNGKSVEINNTDAEGRLVMADGLTYAVRKLNATRLIDVATLTGAILVALGSTYTGAWSTTEKGWQELSMAANTQNELIWRMPLDEAFAKEIRNSYVADLKNTDLSGNGGGSSSAAMFLKEFTEGVEYIHLDVAGTADLGGQPTGVMIKTLTQMALNNK; the protein is encoded by the coding sequence ATGATTACAAAAATAACAAATACACGTAATAGTTCACAACTATTAAAAGCCGTTTTTAAAAAGGATGCATATCCAAAAACATTACTGGAAAAGAAGTTTTCTGTGACAGATTACTTTGATACAAAAGAATCGCTTGTTTTTATGGGTGACAAAAAAGAATATAAATTAGAAGATGCTATTTCATTTGCTAAAACAATTTCAAAGTCAGCACAAAGAGATTACCAAATAGATTTAGATTCATTCGTAGCAGGTGATGTAACAATTCAACAATTGGTTAAATTCTTTGTTGAATCATATAACTATACTAGTTACAAACTTTGAAATCTAAAAACAAAGAAAGATGAACCTAAATTCGAAATTACATTATTTAGTTCAGTTAATGAAACGGAATACAAAGAAGCGCTTACCGAAGCTTTGATTCTTTCTGAATCACTTAACTTTGCTAGAGAATTACAAATTATGGCTCCTAATGTTTGCAACTCAGAATATTTAGCTGATGTAGTAGCAAAAGAAGTTAAAAAACATAAAAACCTTACACTTAAAGTTCTAAACAAAAAAGAAATTGAAGATCACAAAATGGGTCTATTACTTTCTGTTAATAAAGGAAGTGTTTATGAACCTAGAGTTGTAGTAATCGAATATACCGGAAATCCTGCAAGTAAAGAAAAAACAGTTCTTGTTGGAAAAGGAATTACTTTTGATTCAGGAGGTTATAGTTTAAAACCTTCTAAATCAATGCTTGGAATGAAATTCGATATGTCTGGTTCAGTTATAGTAGCTTCAACATTATTAGCTATTGCACAACTAAAACCAAAAGCAAACTTTTCAGCAGTATTATGCATTACAGATAATAGAGTAAACGGTGATGCTTCATTACCCGATTCTGTATGAGTATCGATGAATGGAAAATCAGTTGAAATTAATAACACTGATGCTGAAGGAAGATTAGTTATGGCTGATGGATTAACCTATGCAGTAAGAAAACTTAATGCTACAAGATTAATTGATGTCGCTACATTAACTGGTGCTATTCTTGTTGCTCTTGGATCAACATACACCGGAGCATGATCAACAACCGAAAAAGGATGACAAGAATTATCAATGGCTGCTAATACACAAAATGAATTGATTTGAAGAATGCCTCTTGATGAAGCTTTTGCAAAAGAAATTAGAAATAGTTATGTAGCAGACCTTAAAAACACTGACTTATCAGGAAATGGCGGTGGTTCATCATCAGCTGCTATGTTCTTAAAAGAATTCACCGAAGGTGTTGAATATATTCACCTTGATGTAGCTGGAACAGCAGACCTTGGCGGACAACCAACAGGAGTAATGATCAAAACACTTACACAAATGGCTTTAAACAACAAATAG
- the era gene encoding GTPase Era has translation MKVCFCTILGRPNVGKSSLLNSILSYNLSIVTPTPQTTRDQITGVYNEEGYQIIFTDTPGIHKPINKLGEALNKNAYDTVKNNDLALFLTPADETIGKGDILILDNLKHIKNKVAVITKVDKIKGKPELIEQKLESLKEYGFNKILSTSTQNSKSIDFLISTLKEFTYEDNAYYDQDYLTDKPMRFLAKEIIRESAINSLYDELPHSIAVEIDEFIEQDEFMEIKATIFVKKDSQKGMVVGVGGKKIKEIGTSSRLKISHQFGCRVILNLNVKVAKKWVDDEKIIKKFGY, from the coding sequence ATGAAAGTATGTTTCTGCACGATATTAGGAAGGCCAAATGTTGGTAAGAGTTCTTTATTAAATTCGATACTTTCTTATAATCTTTCAATAGTAACTCCAACGCCTCAAACTACCAGAGATCAAATTACAGGTGTGTATAACGAAGAAGGATATCAAATCATATTCACAGACACACCAGGAATACATAAACCAATCAATAAATTAGGTGAAGCATTAAACAAAAATGCCTATGACACAGTTAAAAACAATGATCTAGCGCTCTTTTTAACACCTGCTGATGAAACAATTGGTAAGGGCGACATTCTTATATTAGATAATTTAAAACACATTAAAAACAAAGTAGCAGTTATAACAAAAGTTGATAAAATCAAAGGTAAGCCTGAACTAATCGAGCAAAAATTAGAAAGCTTAAAAGAATACGGATTTAATAAAATTCTTTCAACATCAACCCAAAATTCTAAATCAATAGATTTTCTTATAAGTACACTAAAAGAATTTACATATGAAGATAACGCTTATTATGATCAAGACTATTTAACGGATAAGCCAATGCGTTTTTTAGCAAAAGAAATTATAAGAGAAAGTGCTATTAATTCATTATATGATGAACTACCACATTCTATAGCTGTTGAAATTGATGAATTCATAGAACAAGATGAATTCATGGAAATAAAAGCAACTATTTTTGTTAAAAAAGATTCACAAAAAGGTATGGTTGTTGGAGTGGGTGGCAAGAAAATTAAAGAGATAGGAACGTCATCACGTTTAAAAATATCACATCAGTTTGGTTGTAGAGTTATTCTTAACTTAAATGTTAAAGTGGCTAAAAAATGAGTTGATGATGAAAAAATAATTAAAAAATTCGGATATTAA
- the cdd gene encoding cytidine deaminase has protein sequence MENKKLRELLAKSYSPYSKFKVAAIAIDNDGKEYYGVNVENAAYPSGLCAERSALFGSVAYGGKVGDFKEIHIISQLDDYISPCAGCRQVMTEFMKDDAKVFMYKNNAIDFRKVTIKELVPFPIRNDDIF, from the coding sequence ATGGAAAATAAAAAATTAAGAGAATTACTTGCTAAGTCATACTCACCATATTCAAAATTCAAGGTTGCCGCAATCGCAATTGACAATGATGGAAAAGAATATTATGGAGTTAATGTTGAAAATGCAGCCTATCCATCAGGACTTTGTGCTGAAAGAAGCGCTTTATTTGGTTCGGTTGCTTATGGTGGAAAAGTGGGTGATTTTAAGGAGATTCATATCATCTCTCAACTTGATGATTATATCAGTCCTTGTGCTGGTTGCAGACAAGTTATGACTGAATTTATGAAAGACGATGCAAAAGTATTTATGTACAAAAACAATGCAATAGATTTTAGAAAAGTGACAATTAAAGAGTTGGTTCCATTCCCAATTAGAAATGATGATATATTCTAA
- the ybeY gene encoding rRNA maturation RNase YbeY has product MNNLDKNIEINYANHRKYGFKFKKEYQEILKNLVKHFNIKKDIQVDVTFVDNKKIKELNKSYRNKDYVTDILSFDFGKIDFNSKIPFIHLGELVISSQKVEEQSQEFNHSLKREYCYLFAHGLIHLMGYDHELEDERIEMNKLVDTIFSPLNITREEE; this is encoded by the coding sequence ATGAATAATTTGGATAAAAATATAGAAATCAATTATGCAAATCATAGGAAATACGGTTTTAAATTCAAAAAGGAATATCAAGAAATTTTAAAAAATCTTGTTAAACATTTTAATATTAAGAAGGATATTCAGGTTGATGTAACTTTTGTTGATAACAAAAAAATTAAGGAATTGAACAAATCGTACAGAAACAAAGATTATGTCACCGATATATTATCATTTGACTTTGGAAAAATAGATTTTAATTCAAAAATACCTTTCATTCATTTGGGTGAATTAGTAATATCTTCGCAAAAAGTTGAAGAACAATCGCAAGAGTTTAATCACTCTTTAAAGAGAGAATATTGTTATTTATTTGCTCATGGACTAATTCACCTGATGGGTTATGACCATGAACTAGAAGATGAAAGAATAGAAATGAATAAATTGGTTGATACTATATTTTCACCTTTAAACATTACAAGAGAAGAGGAATAA
- a CDS encoding Mbov_0121 family peptidase domain-containing ABC transporter, translating to MKQFDSKDCSLYVIKYFYDKFYDSNLPISKLKANSTYSSEGIKLNSVKELCSDFGLFLSTYKCDFNELTTIDKSEYPIAILVNNNGFSHLIILIKKVFNLYYIYDPINGYKWLNHSDLSNIYGGLIIEIKRNYNYKKEIVKNQYNIHFNLYFFLICFIGLLAKITSPLISKIFMTNLYFSYAINPLLITLILFAWFTIITQIFYSISYKLINKRILKTVEKKQAELLENIQKNKYKTIYKYNDSEILLRFETLKPIEEFKVSFLSNIIIDLVSILVSVYYLYQSNNYVLISIMSYGFISVLSSTYISLNIRKWSNSLKELYSLNMIGLLDFFNLNRTINSKNTNYLLLNKNKKILSQYNLISSNLSHKLNFWNSFHGFFHTLFPFVIYTIAIILYWNKSIPIYQFIFYLSGISLITDPLKSVNDKINIWNQNKQNLEILNTFNFKISNEKTSLNIDKQDPISIEINNLKLNWKDKKTLDIKNLIIDKNTHIIGSNGSGKSSLAKILVGVYDFYEGLVNIVIKNKKYDLNYYESHIFIINPDQYFPNISIEEFLTESSPNKKAYKDLIFKKYDLDLLLNEANIKVNSNLINNASNLSTGQKRIILFLKAMIEEPKIIILDEAFENINFNISKFMKECLSDHLSGSLFIEISHSNNYVFNNSERIYIEKINEI from the coding sequence ATGAAACAGTTCGATTCTAAAGATTGCTCATTATATGTCATAAAATATTTTTATGATAAATTTTATGATTCAAATTTACCCATTTCAAAACTAAAGGCAAATAGTACTTATAGCAGCGAAGGAATCAAACTTAACAGCGTTAAAGAATTGTGTAGTGATTTTGGATTATTTTTAAGCACTTATAAATGTGATTTTAATGAACTAACAACCATTGATAAAAGTGAATATCCAATTGCTATTTTAGTTAATAATAATGGTTTTAGCCATTTAATTATTCTAATAAAAAAAGTCTTTAATTTATACTATATTTATGATCCTATAAATGGATATAAATGACTTAACCATAGTGATTTAAGTAATATTTATGGTGGTTTGATAATAGAAATTAAAAGAAACTATAATTACAAAAAAGAGATTGTTAAAAATCAATATAACATACATTTTAATCTTTATTTTTTCTTGATTTGCTTCATTGGATTATTAGCAAAAATTACATCACCATTAATATCAAAAATTTTTATGACTAATTTATATTTTTCCTATGCTATTAATCCACTATTAATTACGTTAATTTTATTTGCTTGATTTACTATTATTACTCAGATTTTTTATTCCATTTCATACAAGTTAATTAATAAAAGAATACTAAAAACTGTAGAAAAAAAACAAGCTGAGTTGCTTGAAAATATTCAAAAAAATAAGTACAAAACAATATATAAATACAATGATAGCGAAATACTTTTGAGGTTTGAAACACTTAAGCCTATTGAAGAATTTAAAGTAAGTTTTTTAAGCAATATCATTATTGATCTGGTTTCAATTTTAGTGTCGGTATATTATTTATATCAATCTAATAATTATGTTCTTATTTCAATAATGTCATATGGATTCATATCCGTTTTATCATCAACATATATAAGTTTAAATATAAGAAAATGAAGTAATTCACTAAAAGAGTTATATTCATTAAACATGATTGGTTTACTGGATTTTTTTAATTTAAACAGGACTATTAATTCTAAGAATACAAATTATTTGTTACTTAATAAAAATAAAAAAATTCTTAGTCAATACAATCTTATATCAAGTAACTTAAGTCATAAACTAAATTTTTGAAATTCTTTTCATGGATTTTTTCATACACTTTTTCCATTTGTTATTTATACAATAGCTATAATTTTATATTGAAACAAGTCAATCCCAATATACCAATTTATATTTTATTTGAGTGGAATTTCACTTATTACTGACCCTTTAAAATCGGTGAATGATAAGATAAATATATGAAATCAAAACAAGCAAAATTTAGAGATTTTAAATACCTTTAATTTCAAAATTTCTAATGAAAAAACATCATTAAATATTGATAAACAAGATCCTATTTCTATTGAAATTAATAACCTAAAATTAAATTGAAAAGATAAAAAAACACTTGATATAAAAAATTTAATTATTGATAAAAACACTCATATTATTGGAAGCAACGGTTCTGGAAAATCAAGCTTAGCAAAAATATTGGTAGGTGTTTATGACTTTTATGAAGGCCTGGTAAATATAGTCATTAAAAATAAAAAATATGATCTTAATTATTATGAAAGTCACATTTTCATAATAAATCCTGACCAATATTTTCCAAATATTTCTATTGAAGAATTTCTTACAGAATCTAGTCCAAATAAAAAGGCATACAAAGATTTAATTTTCAAAAAGTATGATCTCGATCTACTTTTAAACGAAGCTAATATTAAAGTAAATTCTAATTTAATAAATAATGCTAGTAACCTATCTACTGGTCAAAAAAGAATAATTTTATTTTTAAAAGCAATGATTGAAGAACCAAAAATAATTATTCTTGACGAAGCTTTTGAAAACATTAATTTCAATATTTCTAAATTTATGAAAGAATGTCTGAGTGATCATTTAAGCGGTTCATTATTTATAGAAATATCTCATTCTAATAATTATGTCTTCAATAACTCAGAGAGGATTTATATTGAAAAAATTAATGAAATATAA